TGCAGTTACAACATCACTGAAATTAATTGTTTAATTGTAATCTTTGTTGTTAACAGGAACATGGGAATCTGAAGCAGTCTGTCCTGTTTTTAtatctgatgtcttgatgtgtggctcacctgaacatctgataagagactaaaaccatcaggaggacgctgccaagccaccacagacagtttgtcctgcaacaacagcaacaagtgtttgtcctcacaagtgtgtgaactgcaggagaagcacgcttgtgataagcactgcaaaacatgccccatgatctgcatgagcctctgacctctgtgactgggccagtggtttgcacttttgtccactaggtggagccacatgctcagacaggctcagctcttgcctcctttcccatccacaaaGCATGCTtcaaaaacatatgtatgtgtgtaaatatatatgaacagtagtttataacacaacatgtgtgggtgtgtgatgacacagttttcagtctggttagtaaCAAGTTAGTCATTAATAAGTTcaattagtccaaaccctcatctctcctgttctccagccttcctcaccaccaccaggtctagacacacacaaacgccaAACTGTGGTaataccagatatcatggcaTCATCAACTCTtcataagaattcttttctttctttttatatcttttcttttctattagcagtgatcagtctcatctgaagctcctccttcatggtgtgtttacaaaccacagcacccagcagtcttatctgagggcagcaggggctgatgggagttttgagcagctcgtcctcgtttggcctcagctgcatcagagcgtcacttctctgtgagttcaccagaggaaacatgcttctcctgccggctgctgctctctgctgtctgtgttcaggtgagtgtttccagccaatcaggcgccgacgagccgcacctgtaacaaacactgacctccacctgtctctgcagcgctggtttccatggcagcagatctgattcAGGAAgatgcctcgctgaccaggagagtcggtggaaatgtgtccttcagctgtggagggtgCGGTAGCAACAGCTATGTGTActggtaccagaagaaagacaaCGACAAATTCAGACTGATTCTTTATATTCGATCAGATGGTTCCATAAATTCAGGTTACAATCATCCTCAAAAAaatgatttctcagctgtaaaaacacagaagggctgggagctggagctcaagacagttaaagaggatcattcagccacctactactgctcctgttggttgagtggaagttcccacagtgagagattatgcgagcagcctgaacaaaaaccagcagagaacagaaaaccacatcagcttcatgtttcacctccatctcagactcaaacacactcaaagagctctgaagcatcgaaagctgcacaaatccatgtttgatcccaacaaaggaaggaatgagtccatgtgaccagaggggacactgactgggagtcttccagtcggagcttcacatgttaacagaggaagtttagaatcagcaggaaaaagctgatGATGAAGACGCTTCGAtgttttttacaaacatggagattttcagtgtctctgttttacacagacgttcctccaacatggaattctgacagaattctgcctccttcactcagcaggtttttgtatgagcctgtttcactgtgtgggtgaagatctttggtcctggaactaaactgatagtaacaggtaagaactaacatttatttttactgttggaaatgttgaagctgtttaaagtcactttcttcatgaactgtttctactgaatcacatttttattatttttatactttgtatagaatttatcacacagcacacggacagaaaaaaattaataaaaaaaattaaattgagttattgtttctgcagaattattttagtgtttcatcatttcagtattttttttcgtcagtaataaattaaaatataaaataaagaaacctgACGTGGTGCTACAATAAGAGGAAATCATTTGTacatataaaagataaaagatgacacatttaagataaacattaatatgttttacatgttaacacaggtttcatattcatcaaaattatacaacatataaaaatacatattttgcttttgtaaatgaagtaaatgatggtaaaaatatgttatatatttttaccatatatatatgttaaatgtgatctggtaaatattttatctagcatgtccatcaataatatttaatgaacagaaatgtataatatttgacatatccacacatactgcccgtgtctgcttcaagtttatttatttaatgtttatatttcatgctgtatttatttcatccctaatatgcaaatcgCTTCGTAAAATACAAATCATGAAcgtacacagtccttctctggttAACTAtaaacttcactacatccagtggtaaaACAGACGTGAGcccttttgttgctgctgtcagcttcaaggagacataaatacagcatgaactgaataaatatgaattaaaatggaggaaacctttatttgacccacaatgcagacattaaataaataaatgtaatattatataaatacatgaggcaataaatgaatgaataacatgccaccatatgaacgatctggcaccgACTGGCCTTTTGTTATGATgactattatagtaaaatattgagacataacTTCAAATATGCAGTATGGTGatttaaatcatgtttcatacataaatctgacaaattaattaaatttacagatttttaagtgattaaataatatgtattatatgtgacagattcattataaagcagttttgttatttgttacatgtgtgtaaactttatatataacttCATATTATAACAGTGGATTTGTCATAATAAccagttgtaggtcagctacagtttatagttaaatgtcagaagctctgtcataaataaacttttatttgcttttagcttccttTAAGTTCAGaattttttatgtgcttgttcttatatttagtcatcagatgcgtcatgtgacatgtcctccaacattccaagacgtgcatgttaggttcattgtctttgtctttctgtggcagccctgtgatagactggccaccCATCAACGCCTGTCTCCAATTGACAAATATACTCCAGTAGTACAGGACAAGTTCAGGAATGATTTAATTCCCCTATCACCTTCACAGCATGACGTagctgctgcactgacaggctgatgattgtgtgtctgtgttgtgtagcctcagagcagcaggtggtgaagCCTGTGGTGAGCGTGTacccagcagcacccacaggTCGTCCTGAGGGgagcagctccctgctgtgtctgGCCTCAGACATGTTGCCTCCTCTGGTCCGCTTCTCCTggaaaagacagaaggagaacggctcgctggaggagctgcatcctgctgagggagagcagctggagctcagagagacGGGACACAGCGCCGCCATCttgtttgtccagcagcaggagagcagcagttATAAGTACAGCTGTTTTGTGAACCATGAGGGGGTCAGAGTGAAGGCCCAAACAGAGCAAGGTAATGAACATGTTCATGAGATgttgagcagagagcagaggacctttgtaaatatgtgactcttctgtttcagagcttccagctgcagcttcctgtcctccagagagagaacctgcagacctgccagctgtgcagctcaCTGACTGTAAGACCCATTCAGGATGAAGATGTTCACATCCCACCACAGTCAGAgaatgacctgtctgtctgtctgtgtgtcagggtcCTTCCAGTCTCAGTGCAGggtgaagctgctcctgctgctctacactgtgctgatagtgaagagtctgctgtactgctgtggactctctctgctgatgatCGGCTGACTGCTCGTCCTCCAtcacatcatccatcactgtcctcagagtccatcagtgatcacatgatgctctttttttctctttgtactAAAACTTTGAGTCAGTATAAAACTgaatctgacttcctgtctgcttcgatctttctgcatttatactttactttttATCACAAAGTGTCTTCATATTATTTCACTGTTGTTTCACAGTAAAGCTGATCCATCATGTTGCTGCCtggcagtcatgtgaccatggttgtcaagcagcaggtgcagaacaGGATGTGATAAAAATCAAAGAATGAAACCAGacggctgttgtgtgtgttcagcgtggtgtatgtgtgtgttaatcctcTTCTATAAATCTGCATTCCGACGACTGCTGTTTCCTTCACAGtgacataaaatgagaaaatgtttgaatgttttatctgcACACGTGCTCTCTGTGATttgatgatgaatgaatggttTCAATGTGAGTAGATGAGGAAATTAACCTACAGCTGTCTTCAGaatctctgcagctctgtcactttcTGATATTAATAAACTCTTTCAGATCTGATATTTTGtatccaaacacattttctgtgattaattaattgttgaaaacactgagtgcagactgaTCTGTTTAAAGAGCAtgcagtgagcaggaaatgAGGCAGGTTGAGGACTTCCTGGAATGATTCTGTAACCGTCACAGTGaaacccacagaaacccacggagccgtctgattggctgctttctgtcctaataaccactgagatcacactgatatctgcagctgttcctccatctctctctacaCTAATAATCCTCTTGTTaataaacagtagatgtagcatTAAGCATCactgccctcaagtggtcactgtcaggtactgcatgttgtctgtgaaggtgagagtaTGAACCAGAGGTACAATGTAAATGCCTGCTTGTCACCAAGGACACGTCACCATCAAAGCAGGAATGAGGATCAAGCTGAGAACCTTACAGTTAGTGGACTACCACTcttccacctgagccacagctgcctgacctgtgatgtcatcacaaggCCAACGAGAAGCAACACGGTCAGTaaacagtgatgtcacaacCCAACCAAGCAGCTCTCTTTAACACAGCaactgacctgtgatgtcatcacaagaCCAACAGCTCTCTTTAACAGACCAAGAGAAGAGTGATGTCACAAGCCGACCTAACAGGCCTGTTTAAGACAAGTGGAGAATTATGTCATAATCAGAGCAACACATGAAGTAAAGACATGTATGAATGACTGTGGTCAAAGAAAGAATTGATtgaagtcaatagaaaatgagagtaaatgttgctgctgtcctTCACTCTGACTGGAGACAGGAGCTGTATAATCATCATTTAACaataagaagaaagcagcacaccagtcacatgatcatgttgtacagtaatgagtggaaacaaaaagcaggagaggaggaaacacaactTTTAGCTCAAGTGCTGCCACCCAGTGTCAATATGTGGTATTAattctgactacatattccacctttaactcactgccatatatactgtgccatgtgtgaagtgataataaaaatgtgaatgtgatttattgtaaagaactttacttattatctctattataagtgtgtgtgtgtgtgtgtgtgtgtttgatggagtgtgtaatgtctgctcagtattattgatactgctgtgtgtgatctgaaaactgatcaaactgtgatgtgtctgatgttgacagaagaatcagaggttgcatctaaatgatgatgtcatatggTCCCTAAAAAGGAGTCACAGTGgctctgtctccttcctgcctcaCCTGCAGACAATCCTCCAATCAGACGCCTGTTTCCACAGCCCTCATCAGCCctgcactgtcagcacatctgcatgtagctgcctgctgtgtggactctgacctcttcctgctctctgctttgtccATGTTTACATCAAACTGCGTCaagtgtcctcctccctccttctggacacacacagcatgacagtgtacagctgtgctcctccatgcacacacactgaatctacTGAATGTCAGCACAGGTCAAGAAGAGAATCacatgtcagacagtcagatccACCTTTAAAGGTGAGGTAAGAGAAACCTATTTGTCAACTGTCCATACTCCAGTCCggcaggtggcggtaatgcaccagTAAACtgaagacgaagaagaggaggaagaaggaggacgaggaaaaacaaagcgacagcagaagctgaacagaagtgtaactactgtgagtgttttatcacatctgaatggctgctgctgagttgctgagaggttttatcagcgagcggctaactgctgctgctgctgaaatattgggagcgtttgaacaaactatcgtccagtacgaggaagagatggaccgtcagTGCAAACTGCTGGATgtcctcctgaagcctgagatcaagatacacagaacaggtatgtaaacatgacaatgtcacggaacaacaacgtctctgtttgaaaagagtgcacattcagcacatagtgtttctaacaggaggacactgacttcatgacttgaagctacagatgtgtccctccagctttactctctctgcttcagctcatcagagctctgtgcttcgTTTATTCACTGTTGAAAACtactgagcagctgctgttatttcccAGTTAGCATCAGAGATTAACCGACTGATCGGCCATGACCGGCGTCCGCAGATCAGCAGATATGACGATTTTACGCCCGATAAATGCACTCGCGCACAaaccttagcttagcttagtttagcttagcgtagtcaatgttcagtctatccaacatGAGCAACATGGTGAAGACGCTCGCACATTACCACCGTGTACGTCGTCAGTTGTTGAGCTGTGAATTATCGATGTAGCCCAAGTTGataaacagtacagcactgatatgatccattacatgttggctggtagctgaattccacgcagtgccgtggtgcacacacctccacagaccacagccaggttaagACCTGACAGCTTAACATCCACAGAAGTTTTGTGGCTCCTGTctgccaatgacagacacagacagcagtattatttaaacaaagtccATGATTTggttcctgggggtcaggaatcaagACTAACTCATTTACAGCACTTATAAACTACCTGATCACAGCTAGCAGATGCTAATTTTATAATGATCCCACAGAATGTTCCcgttgaacatgctgttacatgctggccgacatcaCTATGTTCATTGTTACtcctgaaatgatgaaaaattgAATTTTGGGGAAGAAAAAttcctggtttgtacaaaaaaaacgtGTTGAGATA
This region of Parambassis ranga chromosome 2, fParRan2.1, whole genome shotgun sequence genomic DNA includes:
- the LOC114432362 gene encoding immunoglobulin lambda-1 light chain-like; this translates as MLLLPAAALCCLCSALVSMAADLIQEDASLTRRVGGNVSFSCGGCGSNSYVYWYQKKDNDKFRLILYIRSDGSINSGYNHPQKNDFSAVKTQKGWELELKTVKEDHSATYYCSCWLTCFTVWVKIFGPGTKLIVTEQQVVKPVVSVYPAAPTGRPEGSSSLLCLASDMLPPLVRFSWKRQKENGSLEELHPAEGEQLELRETGHSAAILFVQQQESSSYKYSCFVNHEGVRVKAQTEQELPAAASCPPEREPADLPAVQLTDWSFQSQCRVKLLLLLYTVLIVKSLLYCCGLSLLMIG